From a region of the Longimicrobiales bacterium genome:
- the rpsF gene encoding 30S ribosomal protein S6: MRDYETVYIFDTQVPEDRVNEKLDRYHGLLTGAGAEITAIDHWGRRQLTYPIRKQAAGYYVVAQFKAGATELPEYERLLKLDEELLRYLVVLHEGEPTAPMSIATR; the protein is encoded by the coding sequence GTGCGCGATTACGAGACCGTCTACATCTTCGACACACAGGTCCCCGAAGACCGCGTAAACGAGAAGCTGGACCGTTACCACGGTCTGCTGACGGGCGCGGGCGCGGAGATCACGGCCATCGACCACTGGGGTCGTCGCCAGCTGACGTATCCCATTCGCAAGCAGGCTGCGGGTTACTACGTGGTGGCCCAGTTCAAGGCGGGCGCGACGGAGCTGCCGGAGTACGAGCGGCTGCTGAAGCTCGACGAGGAGCTGCTGCGTTACCTGGTGGTGCTGCACGAGGGCGAGCCGACCGCACCGATGTCGATCGCCACGCGC
- a CDS encoding CHRD domain-containing protein produces MLTRIGRTLPLIAAALLVACDDDGPDPDRYEATMSGANEVPANSSSASGGFVLTDRGAEFEYRLDVQDLALPTAAHIHAGAAGVNGGILVPLFSTSSPAAMFSGRLAADVFTAADIQPLPNAAAAISVDSLRVLLRTGGAYVNVHTVARPGGEIRGQVVRR; encoded by the coding sequence ATGCTTACTCGCATCGGCCGCACCCTCCCCCTGATCGCCGCAGCCCTCCTCGTTGCCTGCGACGACGATGGCCCCGACCCCGACCGCTACGAAGCGACCATGAGCGGTGCGAATGAAGTGCCCGCGAACAGTTCGAGTGCTTCCGGCGGCTTCGTCCTGACGGATCGCGGCGCGGAGTTCGAATACCGGCTCGATGTGCAGGACCTGGCTCTGCCGACCGCGGCGCACATCCATGCGGGCGCTGCCGGCGTGAACGGTGGCATTCTCGTGCCCCTGTTCAGCACGAGCAGCCCGGCCGCGATGTTCAGCGGCAGACTCGCGGCTGATGTGTTCACAGCGGCCGACATCCAGCCGCTTCCGAACGCGGCGGCAGCCATATCCGTCGATTCGCTGCGAGTGCTGCTGCGGACGGGCGGCGCATATGTGAACGTGCATACCGTGGCGCGACCCGGTGGCGAGATCCGCGGTCAGGTCGTGCGTCGCTGA